A section of the Actinomycetes bacterium genome encodes:
- a CDS encoding SAM-dependent methyltransferase, with protein MPRMSSESVQHEVWESLGESDPDWAVLTDQRRRNRGWENDLDAFYATGSAEIRDVLAALPAGVGRGVAVDWGSGTGRLTFALAEHF; from the coding sequence ATGCCCCGGATGTCGTCGGAGTCCGTGCAGCACGAGGTGTGGGAGTCGCTCGGCGAGAGCGACCCCGACTGGGCCGTGCTCACCGACCAGCGGCGCCGCAACCGGGGCTGGGAGAACGATCTCGACGCCTTCTACGCGACCGGCTCCGCGGAGATCCGCGACGTCCTCGCCGCGCTGCCCGCCGGCGTGGGGCGCGGGGTCGCCGTGGACTGGGGGTCGGGGACCGGCCGGCTCACCTTCGCCCTGGCCGAGCACTTC
- a CDS encoding glycosyltransferase, with product MTPPRPAIRAVLVNYHCADHIEQRLASGVFESLDEVLIVDNASDPERVAGWKSAYGVTPVLLPGNVGFAAAVNEAVRRSTSSGPILLLNPDADLDRRGLRRLLRELAGADAGADAVAPLLRDTGGGVQVGAGGGPLTLRSVTTYFLFLSHVVPRARGIFLTRRQIARGAAADWLCMACLLLAPDAFERFGPIPEDELVYAEDVAWGTRATRRGARFRLVPEVSVEHEQGVSGGGDAWVGALERLYLRRLGALRGRVAVGVMRVGLAVREVRRALR from the coding sequence GTGACCCCGCCCCGGCCCGCGATCCGCGCGGTGCTGGTGAACTACCACTGCGCCGACCACATCGAGCAACGGCTCGCATCCGGGGTCTTCGAGTCCCTCGACGAGGTTCTTATCGTTGACAACGCCTCCGACCCTGAGCGCGTGGCGGGTTGGAAATCGGCGTACGGCGTCACGCCGGTGCTCCTCCCCGGCAACGTGGGCTTCGCCGCTGCGGTGAACGAGGCGGTCCGGCGCTCGACGTCGAGCGGCCCGATCCTGCTGCTGAACCCGGACGCCGACCTGGACCGTCGCGGCCTGCGACGGCTGCTTCGCGAGCTGGCGGGGGCGGACGCGGGGGCGGACGCGGTGGCGCCGCTGCTGCGCGACACCGGCGGGGGCGTCCAGGTCGGCGCCGGAGGTGGACCGCTGACGCTTCGGTCGGTGACGACGTACTTCCTGTTCCTCTCCCACGTCGTGCCGCGCGCCCGGGGCATCTTCTTGACCCGCCGGCAGATCGCGCGCGGGGCGGCCGCGGACTGGCTGTGCATGGCGTGCCTGCTCCTCGCGCCGGACGCCTTCGAGCGCTTCGGTCCGATCCCCGAGGACGAGCTGGTGTACGCCGAGGACGTGGCGTGGGGCACCCGTGCGACCCGGCGCGGCGCCCGGTTCCGGCTGGTCCCCGAGGTGTCGGTGGAGCACGAGCAGGGCGTCTCCGGCGGCGGCGACGCCTGGGTCGGGGCTCTCGAGCGGCTCTACCTGCGCCGGCTCGGCGCCCTGCGCGGGCGGGTCGCGGTCGGCGTGATGCGGGTGGGCCTCGCCGTCCGCGAGGTGCGCAGGGCGCTGCGCTGA
- a CDS encoding glycosyltransferase family 1 protein has protein sequence MPVLIDAHHLGHGQTGNETWARGVTTELAERPSQAHVAVTAAGRCWLDPSWTADRVHEVSPSSSRRLAYDLPRLTRRLRPEALLVQYTLPPFASRRVPGVVVIHDVSFEHPEAAQWIPPRTLARYRATIRSSARRARVVLVPTEWTRADVMDTYGLAADRVMVAGNAVDADLARALAETPEGRPGTGSVLAVGTVLPRKNLAVLARAVAALRATHPQARLRVVGPVPAAGHEVVRELRRALGDALDLVGPVPVEQLAREYRSADVLAFPSRHEGFGIPLIEAMAAGLPVVSSTSTCLPEVGGDAAVFADPDDVEAWTGSLAAVLDDAALRGRLVPAGLRRAESFSWTKTADVVEAALALAAS, from the coding sequence GTGCCGGTGCTTATCGACGCCCACCACCTCGGGCACGGTCAGACCGGGAACGAGACGTGGGCCAGGGGCGTGACCACCGAGCTGGCCGAGCGGCCGAGCCAGGCGCACGTCGCGGTCACGGCGGCGGGCCGGTGCTGGCTCGACCCGTCGTGGACCGCCGATCGGGTGCACGAGGTGTCGCCGTCAAGCAGCCGCCGGCTGGCCTACGACCTGCCGAGGCTGACCCGCCGGCTGCGCCCCGAGGCGCTGCTGGTGCAGTACACGCTCCCGCCGTTCGCCTCCCGCCGCGTACCCGGCGTCGTCGTGATCCACGACGTCTCCTTCGAGCATCCCGAGGCCGCGCAGTGGATCCCGCCCCGGACCCTGGCGCGCTACCGGGCCACCATCCGCAGCAGCGCCCGCCGGGCACGCGTGGTCCTCGTGCCCACCGAGTGGACCCGTGCCGACGTCATGGACACGTACGGCCTCGCGGCCGACCGCGTCATGGTCGCGGGCAACGCCGTCGACGCCGACCTCGCCCGGGCCCTCGCCGAGACGCCGGAGGGCCGCCCGGGCACGGGCAGCGTGCTCGCGGTCGGGACGGTCCTCCCGCGCAAGAACCTCGCCGTCCTCGCCCGGGCCGTCGCCGCGCTGCGCGCCACCCACCCGCAGGCGCGGCTGCGGGTCGTGGGTCCCGTGCCCGCGGCCGGCCACGAGGTCGTACGGGAGCTGCGCCGGGCGCTCGGCGACGCGCTCGACCTGGTCGGGCCGGTTCCCGTCGAGCAGCTGGCCCGGGAGTACCGCAGCGCCGACGTCCTCGCCTTCCCCTCCCGCCACGAGGGCTTCGGGATCCCGCTCATCGAGGCGATGGCCGCGGGCCTGCCGGTGGTCAGCAGCACGTCGACCTGCCTGCCCGAGGTCGGCGGCGACGCCGCCGTGTTCGCCGACCCCGACGACGTCGAGGCGTGGACCGGCTCGCTGGCGGCGGTCCTCGACGACGCCGCGCTTCGGGGCCGCCTGGTCCCCGCCGGGCTGCGCCGGGCCGAGTCGTTCAGCTGGACCAAGACCGCCGACGTGGTCGAGGCCGCGCTCGCGCTGGCCGCCTCATGA
- a CDS encoding DUF1972 domain-containing protein, with amino-acid sequence MSARRALALRRRSDLVLFLLDVLTLVTVLAGVAHVLHRHMTIALAWQAALVVATVVAARLTGLYRRAVLRPGARLAGAAFTCGVVASAVGSAALLASPRGPGVAWVALVFAGTSAGLVAGRAAIARCRRALVPLGVALETYAVLGDAPAMRRLVADLTRASGAPFTIVGSVPEGLTPSQTAARVAELRVDGLLVPPHLDAATVGGLARALAGHDVEVLVAPRAMDLDAQVTSVTHLQGIPLLRLGGAVPRRRAERTPARDRRRAGVAVLGTRGIPANYGGFETFAQELSLCLVADGIPVTVYGRSHFATARDQWRGIRLVTLPTVRSKYLDTVVHTVLSAAHLVLTGGPRDVLLCNAANAPVVPFLRLCGRRVVLNVDGLEWRRGKWGVLGRSWYRMGEWLSVRFASVLVTDAEEVRTYYRVRHDTDSVMVPYGAPQLARGSVPVPPELAVAPDGYALYVSRWERENNPHLVARAHARSAATVGLVMLGHAAYDDALQAEVHSWARHDAVLPGAIYGEGYRGLLANARCYVHATEVGGTHPALVEAMGAGNLCLVLDTPENREVAGDVAWYWADEDELVEMLGRAFALPEAELTGLRCRARDWAAERYSWVSVAADYERLLFGPAAARESRLTPSTPTTLR; translated from the coding sequence ATGAGCGCCCGCCGCGCGCTGGCGCTGCGGCGGCGCTCCGACCTCGTCCTGTTCCTGCTCGACGTGCTCACCCTCGTCACCGTGCTGGCGGGGGTTGCCCACGTCCTGCACCGGCACATGACCATCGCGCTCGCCTGGCAGGCGGCACTGGTGGTCGCCACCGTCGTCGCGGCCCGGCTGACCGGCCTCTACCGTCGGGCCGTGCTCCGGCCAGGGGCCCGCCTCGCCGGTGCCGCCTTCACCTGCGGCGTCGTGGCCTCCGCGGTCGGGTCGGCGGCCCTCCTCGCCTCCCCGCGCGGACCCGGCGTCGCCTGGGTCGCGCTGGTGTTCGCGGGGACCTCCGCCGGGCTGGTCGCCGGTCGGGCCGCCATCGCGCGCTGCCGACGGGCGCTCGTCCCGCTGGGGGTGGCGCTGGAGACCTATGCCGTCCTCGGTGACGCGCCCGCGATGCGCCGGCTGGTCGCCGACCTGACCAGGGCGTCGGGGGCACCCTTCACGATCGTCGGCAGCGTGCCCGAGGGTCTCACCCCCTCGCAGACGGCTGCCAGGGTGGCCGAGCTGCGCGTCGACGGGCTGCTGGTCCCGCCGCACCTGGACGCCGCCACGGTCGGCGGGCTGGCCCGCGCCCTCGCCGGCCACGACGTCGAGGTCCTCGTCGCGCCCCGGGCGATGGACCTCGACGCCCAGGTCACGTCGGTGACCCACCTGCAGGGCATCCCACTCCTCCGCCTCGGTGGCGCCGTTCCCCGCCGGCGAGCCGAGCGCACGCCGGCTCGCGACCGGCGGCGTGCGGGGGTGGCCGTCCTCGGCACGCGGGGGATCCCCGCCAACTACGGCGGGTTCGAGACCTTCGCCCAGGAGCTGTCGCTCTGCCTGGTCGCCGACGGCATCCCCGTGACCGTCTACGGCCGAAGCCACTTCGCGACTGCCCGCGATCAGTGGCGGGGGATCCGTCTGGTGACCCTGCCCACGGTGCGCAGTAAGTACCTCGACACCGTCGTGCACACCGTCCTCTCGGCGGCGCACCTCGTCCTCACCGGCGGCCCGCGCGACGTCCTGCTGTGCAACGCCGCGAACGCACCCGTCGTGCCCTTCCTGCGTCTGTGCGGGCGCCGAGTCGTGCTCAACGTCGACGGCCTGGAGTGGCGTCGCGGGAAGTGGGGCGTCCTCGGGAGGTCGTGGTACCGGATGGGGGAGTGGCTGTCGGTGCGCTTCGCCTCGGTGCTGGTGACCGACGCCGAGGAGGTGCGCACGTACTACCGGGTCCGGCACGACACCGACTCGGTGATGGTGCCCTACGGCGCCCCTCAGCTGGCGCGCGGATCCGTCCCCGTTCCCCCGGAGCTCGCTGTCGCCCCCGACGGCTACGCGCTGTACGTCTCCCGCTGGGAGCGTGAGAACAACCCACACCTGGTGGCGCGGGCGCACGCCCGGTCCGCCGCCACGGTGGGGCTGGTGATGCTCGGCCATGCCGCCTACGACGACGCCCTGCAGGCAGAGGTGCACTCGTGGGCGCGTCACGATGCCGTCCTGCCGGGCGCCATCTACGGCGAGGGCTACCGAGGTCTGCTCGCCAACGCCCGCTGCTACGTGCACGCCACCGAGGTGGGCGGCACGCACCCCGCGCTCGTCGAGGCCATGGGCGCCGGCAACCTCTGCCTGGTCCTGGACACCCCGGAGAACCGCGAGGTCGCCGGGGACGTCGCCTGGTACTGGGCCGACGAGGACGAGCTGGTCGAGATGCTCGGTCGCGCGTTCGCCCTTCCGGAGGCCGAGCTGACGGGTCTGCGCTGCCGGGCGCGTGACTGGGCGGCCGAGCGCTACTCCTGGGTGTCGGTGGCGGCCGACTACGAACGGCTGTTGTTCGGGCCGGCCGCAGCGCGCGAGTCAAGGCTGACGCCGAGTACGCCGACAACGCTCAGGTGA
- a CDS encoding O-antigen ligase family protein, whose product MTLTAAPAPVEVEAPSRTPAVARTLPFLAFAAALLWWGSGLVHGGGGRDAGVLAVGLVLLGVALAVVRPWRVLPTWALALAAWVSAAALVVVPVAGVGRAGAVAAGTYVLSAGLAVLVAAWARSRVRMHALAAGVCLAGLVEFGLGFEAWWGGGGSAPGPMVGTFYWWNPYAAYLVAPALLGLALVLAGRRPWRAAGWLATPFAVSGVVFSSSRASLAVLLVGWVVVAALQIASADRPARRARRAGLLTLVCALAPWLLTSPLFFPGGASPLGATVARQSAGQSVALDGGYRLTFWHEAWSAFRQHPVSGTGYGRLLAGYVPKPDVPASPFAHNGLLQAAAEGGLVLAVPTAAALLCAVLVCLLRLRRPARWDGVPAAAAVAALGLLAHGLVDFDWTFPAVAGSLGMLVGMAGARPASTSPARGGRLAVTAGVALVALIVLAGALAWGQGFHISNVSLSRYLGVGP is encoded by the coding sequence GTGACGCTCACCGCCGCACCCGCGCCGGTCGAGGTCGAGGCCCCGTCGCGGACTCCCGCCGTGGCGCGGACGCTGCCGTTCCTGGCCTTCGCCGCGGCACTGCTGTGGTGGGGCTCCGGTCTCGTCCACGGAGGCGGAGGGCGCGACGCCGGGGTCCTCGCCGTCGGCCTCGTGCTGCTGGGCGTCGCGCTGGCTGTCGTACGCCCGTGGCGCGTCCTGCCCACCTGGGCCCTGGCGCTGGCCGCGTGGGTGTCCGCGGCCGCGCTCGTCGTGGTCCCGGTCGCCGGCGTCGGGCGCGCGGGCGCCGTCGCCGCCGGCACGTACGTCCTGTCGGCGGGCCTCGCGGTGCTCGTCGCTGCGTGGGCCAGGTCCCGCGTCCGGATGCACGCGCTGGCCGCTGGCGTCTGCCTGGCCGGGCTGGTGGAGTTCGGTCTCGGCTTCGAGGCGTGGTGGGGCGGCGGTGGCTCGGCCCCAGGCCCCATGGTCGGCACGTTCTACTGGTGGAACCCGTACGCCGCCTATCTCGTGGCGCCGGCGCTCCTCGGCCTCGCCCTCGTCCTGGCCGGACGCCGGCCCTGGCGCGCCGCCGGATGGCTGGCCACCCCGTTCGCGGTGTCGGGCGTCGTCTTCTCCTCCAGCCGGGCGTCCCTGGCCGTCCTTCTCGTCGGCTGGGTCGTGGTGGCGGCGCTGCAGATCGCCTCGGCGGATCGACCCGCTCGCCGGGCCAGGCGAGCCGGTCTGCTCACGCTGGTCTGCGCGTTGGCGCCGTGGCTGCTGACGAGCCCCCTCTTCTTCCCCGGGGGTGCGTCCCCGCTGGGAGCCACCGTGGCCCGCCAGAGCGCCGGCCAGAGCGTCGCCCTGGACGGCGGCTACCGGCTGACCTTCTGGCACGAGGCGTGGTCGGCCTTCCGCCAGCACCCGGTCTCGGGTACCGGCTACGGCCGGCTGCTCGCCGGGTACGTGCCCAAGCCGGACGTCCCCGCCTCTCCGTTCGCGCACAACGGCCTGCTGCAGGCCGCGGCGGAGGGCGGGCTGGTCCTCGCGGTGCCGACGGCCGCCGCGCTCCTGTGCGCCGTGCTCGTGTGCCTCCTGCGCCTGCGCCGCCCCGCCCGGTGGGACGGCGTGCCGGCGGCGGCCGCGGTGGCCGCTCTCGGCCTCCTGGCGCACGGTCTCGTGGACTTCGACTGGACCTTCCCGGCGGTCGCCGGGTCATTGGGGATGCTCGTCGGGATGGCCGGGGCGCGGCCGGCTTCGACGTCGCCGGCCCGGGGCGGCCGGCTGGCCGTGACGGCCGGCGTCGCGCTCGTCGCGCTCATCGTCCTCGCGGGCGCCCTCGCGTGGGGGCAGGGCTTCCACATCAGCAACGTCTCGCTGTCGCGCTACCTGGGGGTCGGTCCGTGA
- a CDS encoding ATPase, T2SS/T4P/T4SS family, with protein MKQLGDILLEGGLVTYEQLAAAYEEQQRAGRALGRVLVDQGVLSESQLVSALAQQIGMRFVELADFSIDPTAVAQVPAAVCRQYTVLPIGYEDGRLLLAMADPANVLAIDDIRARCQMEVRPVVATKADVLAAIDRNYRADSELDDLTAILDAGEEEEDLSKVREVVDDAPIVKYVNALITQAIQDRASDIHLEPGERELKVRYRIDGVLHEVMRSPKTIQSGVISRLKIMADINIAERRVPQDGRLSVNANGRKIDLRVASLPTVWGEKIVMRILDNSTARLDLSDLGFSEHNYERFSRSFTKPYGMILVTGPTGSGKSTTLYATLNILNRPEVNIITVEDPVEYRLPGVNQVQVNNKAGLTFASALRSILRSDPDIVLIGEIRDHETAQIAVEAALTGHLVLSTLHTNDAPSAITRLTEMGIEPFLVGSAVDCVLAQRLARRLCLKCKEPYVPTAEALLTARFPWQEGEPLPTLYRPVGCSACAKTGYKGRLALHEVMPNSEQIERLTVEHSSASQIQSVANAEGMVSLRLDGMQKVLAGVTSIDEILRVVV; from the coding sequence GTGAAGCAGCTCGGTGACATCCTGCTCGAAGGTGGCCTCGTCACCTACGAGCAGCTCGCCGCCGCCTACGAGGAGCAGCAGCGGGCGGGGCGCGCGCTCGGCCGCGTGCTCGTCGACCAGGGGGTGCTCAGCGAGTCCCAGCTGGTCTCGGCGCTCGCCCAGCAGATCGGCATGCGCTTCGTCGAGCTCGCCGACTTCTCGATCGACCCGACGGCGGTCGCGCAGGTGCCCGCGGCGGTGTGCCGGCAGTACACGGTCCTGCCCATCGGCTACGAGGACGGTCGCCTGCTGCTCGCCATGGCCGACCCGGCGAACGTGCTGGCCATCGACGACATCCGCGCTCGCTGCCAGATGGAGGTCCGGCCCGTCGTCGCCACGAAGGCGGACGTCCTCGCGGCCATCGACCGCAACTACCGCGCCGACAGCGAGCTGGACGACCTCACGGCGATCCTCGACGCGGGTGAGGAGGAGGAGGACCTCTCCAAGGTCCGCGAGGTCGTCGACGACGCACCGATCGTCAAGTACGTCAACGCCCTGATCACCCAGGCCATCCAGGACCGCGCCTCCGACATCCACCTCGAGCCGGGGGAGCGGGAGCTCAAGGTCCGCTACCGCATCGACGGCGTGCTCCACGAGGTCATGCGCTCGCCCAAGACGATCCAGTCCGGTGTCATCAGCCGGCTGAAGATCATGGCCGACATCAACATCGCCGAGCGGCGCGTCCCGCAGGACGGCCGGCTCTCGGTCAACGCCAACGGCCGCAAGATCGACCTGCGCGTCGCGAGCCTCCCCACCGTGTGGGGCGAGAAGATCGTCATGCGCATCCTGGACAACTCCACGGCGCGCCTCGACCTCTCGGACCTCGGCTTCTCCGAGCACAACTACGAGCGCTTCTCGCGCAGCTTCACGAAGCCCTACGGCATGATCCTGGTGACCGGTCCCACCGGCTCCGGGAAGTCGACCACGCTGTACGCCACGCTGAACATCCTCAACCGGCCCGAGGTCAACATCATCACGGTCGAGGACCCCGTCGAGTACCGGCTGCCCGGCGTCAACCAGGTGCAGGTCAACAACAAGGCCGGGCTGACCTTCGCCTCGGCCCTGCGCTCCATCCTGCGGTCGGACCCGGACATCGTGCTGATCGGTGAGATCCGTGACCACGAGACGGCGCAGATCGCCGTCGAGGCGGCGCTGACCGGTCACCTCGTGCTCTCGACGCTGCACACCAACGACGCGCCCTCGGCCATTACCCGGCTGACCGAGATGGGCATCGAGCCCTTCCTCGTCGGCTCGGCGGTGGACTGCGTCCTCGCCCAGCGGCTCGCCCGCCGGCTGTGCCTGAAGTGCAAGGAGCCGTACGTCCCCACCGCGGAGGCCCTGCTCACCGCCCGGTTCCCGTGGCAGGAGGGTGAGCCGCTCCCCACGCTCTACCGGCCGGTCGGCTGCTCGGCCTGCGCCAAGACCGGGTACAAGGGTCGGCTGGCTCTGCACGAGGTGATGCCGAACTCGGAGCAGATCGAACGGCTCACCGTCGAGCACTCCTCGGCTTCGCAGATCCAATCGGTGGCGAACGCGGAGGGCATGGTCTCGCTGCGCCTGGACGGGATGCAGAAGGTCCTGGCGGGCGTGACGTCCATCGACGAGATCCTCCGCGTCGTCGTCTAG
- a CDS encoding type IV pilus twitching motility protein PilT yields the protein MPSAPPAEALPPATYAPAEPSGSLTQMPYVATPVEPSPFGSHAAFGTAPAPAYPPVSYTPPVPAPAVAPPAPVPAAEPSLDSLTYEPSSFVAELEPAIAVADDSGAATFSRISTEELPGSEEVNLNDLLEQTLIRGASDLHITTGSRPQLRLNGHLTPLEEYPVMTPQVIQRMLYAAITQKQREKFEEFLELDISYSVPGKARFRVNIYRQRDSLGAAFRLIPYEIKKLEDLGIPPAAANFAMLPRGFVLVTGPTGSGKSTTLASLVDLANRQRRDHIMTVEDPIEFLHQHQSCLVNQREVGEDTLSFGNALKHVLRQDPDIILVGEMRDLETISVALTAAETGHLVFATLHTQDAAQTIDRVIDVFPPHQQQQVRVQLAGSLQGVVCQTLARTVDGMGRVVATEVLVATPAIRNLIREGKTHQIYSAMQAGAQHGMHTMDQHLAELVKRGRITYETGLEKCHHIEDFNRLTGRG from the coding sequence ATGCCCAGCGCTCCGCCCGCGGAGGCGCTGCCTCCGGCGACGTACGCGCCGGCCGAGCCGTCGGGATCCCTGACGCAGATGCCATACGTCGCGACGCCCGTCGAGCCGAGCCCGTTCGGCTCGCACGCCGCGTTCGGCACGGCGCCGGCCCCGGCGTACCCGCCGGTGTCGTACACGCCCCCGGTCCCGGCGCCCGCGGTGGCCCCCCCGGCCCCGGTCCCGGCGGCCGAGCCCTCGCTCGACTCGCTGACCTACGAGCCGTCGTCCTTCGTCGCCGAGCTCGAACCGGCCATCGCCGTGGCCGACGACTCCGGCGCCGCCACGTTCTCGCGCATCAGCACCGAGGAACTGCCCGGTAGCGAGGAGGTCAACCTCAACGACCTGCTCGAGCAGACCCTGATTCGCGGCGCGTCCGACCTGCACATCACGACGGGCTCGCGGCCGCAGCTTCGCCTGAACGGCCACCTGACGCCGCTCGAGGAGTACCCGGTGATGACCCCGCAGGTCATCCAGCGGATGCTCTACGCGGCGATCACGCAGAAGCAGCGCGAGAAGTTCGAGGAGTTCCTCGAGCTCGACATCTCCTACTCGGTGCCGGGCAAGGCCCGCTTCCGGGTCAACATCTACCGCCAGCGCGACTCGCTGGGAGCGGCGTTCCGGCTGATCCCCTACGAGATCAAGAAGCTGGAGGACCTCGGCATCCCGCCGGCCGCCGCCAACTTCGCGATGCTGCCCCGAGGTTTCGTCCTCGTCACCGGACCTACCGGGTCGGGCAAGTCGACAACGCTGGCCTCGCTCGTGGACCTGGCGAACCGCCAGCGGCGCGACCACATCATGACGGTCGAGGACCCCATCGAGTTCCTCCACCAGCACCAGTCCTGCCTGGTCAACCAGCGCGAGGTCGGCGAGGACACTCTGTCCTTCGGCAACGCGCTCAAGCACGTGCTGCGGCAGGACCCGGACATCATCCTCGTCGGCGAGATGCGTGACCTGGAGACGATCTCGGTGGCGCTGACCGCCGCTGAGACCGGCCACCTGGTCTTCGCGACCCTGCACACCCAGGACGCGGCGCAGACCATCGACCGTGTCATCGACGTCTTCCCGCCGCACCAGCAGCAGCAGGTGCGGGTCCAGCTCGCGGGAAGCCTGCAGGGGGTCGTCTGCCAGACCCTCGCACGCACCGTCGACGGCATGGGGCGCGTCGTGGCGACCGAGGTCCTCGTCGCGACCCCCGCGATCCGCAACCTCATCCGTGAGGGCAAGACGCACCAGATCTACAGCGCTATGCAGGCCGGCGCGCAGCACGGCATGCACACCATGGACCAGCACCTCGCGGAGCTCGTCAAGCGGGGCCGGATCACCTATGAGACCGGCCTGGAGAAGTGCCACCACATCGAGGACTTCAACCGGCTCACGGGCCGGGGCTGA
- a CDS encoding type II secretion system F family protein encodes MATATMTYRYSVRDRSGKMVTGTIDADSPTAVASKLKSMGYAPVSIAAQKNAGLSMELKLPKLGSSVKLKDLAVFSRQFATMINAGLSLLRALTILEEQTSSKALAATLTEVRQDVETGQSLSVALSRHPKIFPPLMVNMTRAGEVGGFLDSVMLQIAENYEAEVKLRGKVKSAMTYPVVVFCIAILAVVGMLLFIVPVFAKMFKTLGGELPFPTRVLIEASHLLKILAPLLVVGVIVGMIVWQRIKHQERVRSVIDPIKLKLPIFGNLFQKIAISRFARNLGTMLSSGVPILQSLDIVSDTTGNIVLAHAIRDVQESVRRGESLTAPLAMHPVFPPMVVQMMAVGEDTGALDAMLHKISEFYDQEVESTTESLTALIEPLMIAVLGALVGSMIIALYMPIFKIFNLIQ; translated from the coding sequence ATGGCAACTGCGACGATGACCTACCGGTACTCGGTCCGTGACCGGTCCGGGAAGATGGTCACCGGCACGATCGACGCGGACTCGCCCACCGCCGTCGCGAGCAAGCTCAAGAGCATGGGCTACGCCCCGGTGAGCATCGCGGCCCAGAAGAACGCCGGGCTCTCCATGGAGCTGAAGCTGCCGAAGCTCGGCTCGTCGGTGAAGCTGAAGGACCTCGCGGTCTTCTCCCGCCAGTTCGCGACGATGATCAACGCGGGGCTCTCGCTGCTCCGCGCGCTCACCATCCTCGAGGAGCAGACGAGCAGCAAGGCGCTCGCTGCGACGCTCACCGAGGTGCGCCAGGACGTGGAGACCGGCCAGTCGCTGTCGGTAGCGCTGAGCCGGCACCCGAAGATCTTCCCGCCGCTCATGGTGAACATGACCAGGGCCGGCGAGGTCGGCGGCTTCCTCGACTCGGTGATGCTCCAGATCGCCGAGAACTACGAGGCCGAGGTCAAGCTGCGCGGCAAGGTGAAGTCGGCGATGACCTATCCGGTCGTGGTCTTCTGCATCGCGATCCTGGCCGTGGTCGGCATGCTGCTGTTCATCGTCCCGGTCTTCGCGAAGATGTTCAAGACGCTCGGCGGTGAGCTGCCGTTCCCGACCCGGGTCCTCATCGAGGCCTCGCACCTGTTGAAGATCCTGGCTCCGCTGCTCGTCGTCGGCGTCATCGTCGGCATGATCGTGTGGCAGCGGATCAAGCACCAGGAGCGGGTCCGCTCGGTCATCGACCCCATCAAGCTCAAGCTGCCCATCTTCGGGAACCTCTTCCAGAAGATCGCCATCAGCCGGTTCGCCCGCAACCTCGGCACCATGCTCTCCTCGGGCGTCCCGATCCTGCAGAGCCTGGACATCGTCTCCGACACCACCGGCAACATCGTGCTGGCCCACGCCATCCGCGACGTTCAGGAGAGCGTGCGTAGAGGCGAGAGCCTCACGGCACCGCTGGCCATGCACCCGGTGTTCCCCCCGATGGTCGTGCAGATGATGGCGGTGGGTGAGGACACCGGTGCCCTGGACGCCATGCTGCACAAGATCTCCGAGTTCTACGACCAGGAGGTCGAGTCCACGACGGAGTCGCTGACGGCCCTCATCGAACCGCTGATGATCGCGGTGCTCGGCGCGCTTGTCGGGTCGATGATCATTGCGCTCTACATGCCGATCTTCAAGATCTTCAACCTCATCCAGTAG
- a CDS encoding prepilin-type N-terminal cleavage/methylation domain-containing protein: MLARIRKSMEEKDEGFTLIELLVVIIIIGILAAIAIPVFLNQRKKAVDASIKSDLRTVANEEETYFTDNQNYVTISTAASGSVVIGADTVKLSPGNTVTVAVNTAGTAYCIQGKNPKGTDTTNGFFYVSSQGGLQPSGTTACGTY, from the coding sequence ATGCTCGCTCGCATTCGCAAGTCGATGGAGGAGAAGGACGAGGGCTTCACCCTCATCGAGCTCCTCGTCGTGATCATCATCATCGGCATTCTCGCCGCGATCGCGATCCCGGTGTTCCTCAACCAGCGCAAGAAGGCTGTGGACGCCTCGATCAAGTCCGACCTCCGGACCGTCGCGAACGAGGAGGAGACCTACTTCACGGACAACCAGAACTACGTCACCATCAGCACCGCTGCTTCTGGCAGCGTCGTGATCGGTGCTGACACCGTGAAGCTCTCGCCCGGCAACACCGTCACGGTCGCCGTCAACACCGCCGGCACCGCGTACTGCATCCAGGGCAAGAACCCGAAGGGCACCGACACCACCAACGGCTTCTTCTACGTCTCGAGCCAGGGTGGCCTCCAGCCTTCCGGTACCACCGCGTGCGGCACCTACTAA
- a CDS encoding prepilin-type N-terminal cleavage/methylation domain-containing protein encodes MRVQDTANNEDEGFTLIELLVVIIIIGILAAIAIPVYLNQRQRAYDAAAKSDMRTLAEFEETYLTNNVDSYGTIANLISDGDNVLPTRKVTLSVVRFNSAISYCLSAKHALSPTTWYWDSAAGGIQPKGATDCPVTTTGTAGDSVTR; translated from the coding sequence ATGCGCGTGCAAGACACAGCTAACAACGAGGACGAGGGTTTCACCCTGATCGAGCTGCTGGTCGTCATCATCATCATCGGCATCCTGGCGGCTATCGCGATCCCGGTGTACCTCAACCAGCGGCAGCGGGCCTACGACGCCGCGGCGAAGTCGGACATGAGGACTCTCGCGGAGTTCGAGGAGACCTACCTCACGAACAACGTCGACAGCTACGGAACCATCGCCAACCTGATTTCCGACGGTGACAACGTGCTGCCGACCCGCAAGGTCACGCTCAGCGTGGTCCGGTTCAACTCGGCGATCAGCTACTGCCTGAGCGCCAAGCACGCTCTGTCACCGACGACCTGGTACTGGGACAGCGCGGCCGGCGGCATCCAGCCCAAGGGCGCCACCGATTGCCCGGTCACCACGACAGGAACGGCGGGCGACAGCGTGACCCGCTGA